A region from the Hippopotamus amphibius kiboko isolate mHipAmp2 chromosome 15, mHipAmp2.hap2, whole genome shotgun sequence genome encodes:
- the LOC130836321 gene encoding olfactory receptor 7A5-like, producing MYLITVLGNLLIILAVSSDSNLHTPMYFFLSNLSFVDFCFTSTTIPKMLWNIHTQNKVITYDGCITQMYFYILFAGLDNFLLGVMAYDRFVAICHPLHYTVVMNPQLCGMLVLASWMMCAMYSLLQSLMVLRLSFCIDLEIPHFFCEIKQLVQLACSDTFLNNILMHSGAGVLGVGTMAGILYSYSKIVSSIYRISSAQGKYKAFSTCASHLSGVSLFYCASLGVYLSSSAAHSSHSIATASVMYAVVTPMLNPFIYSLRNEDIKKALKRFVEMKTI from the coding sequence atgtacctgatcactgtgcTTGGAAACCTtctcatcatcctggctgtcagCTCAGACTCCAACCTCCACACACCAATGTACTTTTTTCTCTCAAATCTGTCCTTTGTAGACTTCTGTTTTACCTCCACCACAATTCCAAAGATGCTGTGGAACATTCACACTCAGAACAAAGTCATAACCTATGATGGCTGCATCACACAGATGTATTTTTACATACTCTTTGCAGGATTGGACAACTTTCTCCTGggtgtgatggcctatgaccggtttgtggccatctgccaTCCCCTGCACTACACAGTCGTCATGAACCCCCAGCTCTGTGGAATGCTGGTCCTGGCATCCTGGATGATGTGTGCCATGTATTCCTTGTTACAGAGCTTAATGGTGTTGAGGCTGTCCTTTTGTATAGACTTGGAAATCCCTCACTTTTTTTGTGAAATCAAACAGCTGGTCCAACTTGCCTGTTCTGATACCTTTCTTAATAACATATTAATGCATTCAGGAGCTGGAGTTCTAGGTGTTGGTACCATGGCTGGTATCCTTTATTCTTACTCTAAAATAGTATCCTCTATCTACAGGATCTCATCAGCTCAggggaagtataaagcattttccacctgtgcatcACACCTCTCAGGtgtctccttattttattgtgcAAGCCTAGGAGTATACCTCAGTTCTTCTGCCGCTCACAGTTCACACTCAATTGCAACAGCCTCAGTGATGTATgctgtggtcacacccatgctgaaccctttcatctacagtctgagaaatgaagatataaagaaggcTCTGAAAAGATTCGTTGAGATGAAAACTATATAG